From Paenibacillus sp. PK3_47, the proteins below share one genomic window:
- a CDS encoding tRNA threonylcarbamoyladenosine dehydratase, producing the protein MLHQFSRTELAIGPEGLEVLKNSTVAVLGIGGVGAMAVEALARTGVGRIILIDKDAVDITNINRQIHALTTTIGQKKADLMVDRVKLINPECEAIALNMFYTDETYEELFKYKPDFVIDASDTIIYKIHLIKECLARKIPMISSMGAANKMDPTRFKVADISKTEMDPIARVIRQKLRKDGIRKGVKVVFSTEIPVKPRVDVTEQIVPADAPDRRKAKQPPASNSFVPPVVGLIMVSVAVNDLLEACGVNL; encoded by the coding sequence ATGCTGCATCAGTTTTCCCGTACGGAACTGGCGATTGGACCGGAAGGTCTGGAGGTTCTGAAGAACAGCACGGTGGCCGTTCTGGGTATTGGCGGCGTCGGCGCCATGGCAGTGGAAGCCCTGGCCCGGACCGGAGTCGGACGCATCATCCTGATCGACAAGGATGCGGTGGATATCACCAACATCAACCGCCAGATCCATGCGCTTACAACGACGATCGGCCAGAAAAAAGCCGATTTGATGGTTGACCGTGTCAAGCTGATCAATCCGGAATGTGAAGCGATCGCACTGAATATGTTCTATACTGACGAAACCTATGAAGAGCTGTTCAAATACAAGCCGGACTTCGTCATCGATGCTTCAGATACCATTATCTACAAAATTCACCTGATCAAAGAGTGTCTGGCCCGGAAGATTCCGATGATTTCGAGCATGGGGGCAGCGAACAAAATGGATCCGACCCGCTTCAAGGTTGCAGACATTTCCAAAACGGAAATGGATCCGATTGCCCGCGTTATCCGCCAGAAGCTGCGTAAAGACGGCATCCGCAAAGGCGTGAAGGTTGTGTTCTCCACTGAGATTCCGGTGAAGCCGCGTGTCGATGTCACCGAGCAGATCGTGCCTGCAGATGCACCGGACAGACGCAAAGCGAAGCAGCCGCCGGCAAGCAACTCGTTCGTGCCGCCTGTGGTCGGTCTTATCATGGTCAGCGTTGCTGTAAATGATCTCCTGGAAGCCTGCGGTGTTAACCTGTAA
- the aspS gene encoding aspartate--tRNA ligase: protein MTRSHHCGQLTPEHIGQTVTLNGWVQTRRDLGGVLFIDLRDRSGIVQIVFNPDYSGEALQIADKVRSEYVLSVTGKVVKRDEETVNRNLPTGEIEVQITDIEVLNAAKTPPFFIEDGVEVDESLRMKYRYLDLRRPEMYKTLLLRSKAAKIFRDFLDNEGFIDVETPILTKSSPEGARDYLVPSRVHEGEFFALPQSPQIYKQLLMVGGLERYYQIARCFRDEDLRADRQPEFTQVDIETAFMPQDELLGMMETLLQRLLKETVGVEVAVPFQRLTYAEAMGKYGSDKPDLRFGLELVEMNDIVATSGVKVFASVIEKGGEVKCLNAKGCGTWTRKEIDDLGPYAARYGAKGLAWIQVKDGEFKGPIVKFFSEEEIAAVKERTGAEDGDLLLFSADTKKVVADVLGALRLKIGRQLGLIDDSVFKFAWVTEFPLLGYDEDQKRYVAEHHPFTRPMDEDLHLFDTNPGAIRAQAYDIVLNGYEVGGGSQRIYKRDVQEKMFEALGFTPEVAYEKFGYLMDAFEYGTPPHGGIAFGFDRLVMLLSGRTNLRETIAFPKTASATDLLMDAPSPVDAGQLEQLHIKLAPKPEKAKN from the coding sequence ATGACAAGAAGTCATCATTGTGGACAATTGACGCCGGAGCACATCGGCCAGACTGTAACCTTGAACGGATGGGTGCAGACCCGCCGTGACCTCGGGGGCGTGCTTTTTATTGATCTCCGCGACCGCAGCGGTATCGTACAGATCGTATTCAACCCGGACTATTCCGGTGAAGCGCTGCAAATTGCCGATAAGGTGCGCAGTGAATATGTCCTCTCCGTTACGGGTAAAGTTGTAAAAAGGGATGAAGAGACCGTTAACCGCAACCTGCCTACAGGCGAAATTGAAGTGCAGATTACAGATATTGAAGTGCTGAATGCTGCCAAAACCCCTCCGTTCTTCATCGAAGACGGTGTGGAAGTGGATGAGTCCCTGCGCATGAAGTACCGTTATCTGGACCTGCGCCGTCCGGAAATGTACAAAACCCTGCTGCTGCGTTCGAAAGCGGCAAAAATTTTCCGTGACTTCCTGGACAATGAAGGCTTTATCGATGTAGAAACTCCAATTTTGACCAAGAGCTCTCCTGAAGGCGCACGGGATTATCTCGTACCAAGCCGTGTGCATGAAGGCGAATTCTTCGCACTCCCGCAATCGCCGCAAATTTACAAGCAGCTGCTGATGGTCGGCGGCCTTGAGCGCTACTACCAGATCGCCCGCTGTTTCCGTGATGAGGATCTGCGTGCTGACCGCCAGCCGGAATTCACCCAGGTTGACATCGAGACTGCCTTCATGCCGCAGGATGAGCTCCTCGGGATGATGGAAACCCTTTTGCAGCGCCTGCTCAAAGAAACTGTCGGTGTTGAAGTGGCTGTTCCGTTCCAGCGTCTGACTTATGCTGAAGCGATGGGCAAATACGGCTCGGATAAACCGGACCTGCGCTTCGGCCTGGAGCTGGTTGAAATGAACGATATCGTTGCCACCAGCGGTGTGAAGGTATTTGCTTCGGTAATCGAAAAAGGCGGAGAAGTGAAGTGCCTTAACGCCAAAGGCTGCGGCACATGGACCCGTAAGGAGATCGACGACCTTGGTCCTTATGCGGCACGTTACGGCGCGAAAGGCCTGGCCTGGATTCAAGTGAAGGACGGGGAGTTCAAAGGACCGATCGTGAAATTCTTCTCTGAGGAAGAAATTGCAGCTGTTAAGGAACGTACGGGCGCTGAAGACGGAGACCTGCTGCTGTTCTCTGCAGACACCAAAAAAGTGGTAGCCGATGTCCTGGGCGCACTGCGTCTCAAAATCGGACGCCAGCTGGGCCTGATCGATGACAGTGTATTCAAATTTGCCTGGGTAACCGAATTCCCGCTGCTCGGCTATGATGAAGACCAAAAACGTTATGTGGCAGAGCATCATCCGTTCACACGCCCGATGGACGAGGATTTGCACCTGTTCGATACGAATCCGGGAGCGATCCGTGCACAGGCTTACGATATCGTGCTTAACGGCTACGAAGTAGGCGGCGGTTCCCAGCGGATCTACAAACGTGATGTACAGGAAAAAATGTTCGAAGCGCTGGGCTTCACACCGGAAGTGGCCTACGAGAAATTCGGCTATCTGATGGATGCGTTCGAATACGGCACCCCGCCGCACGGCGGAATCGCTTTTGGTTTCGACCGTCTGGTGATGCTGCTGTCCGGCCGCACGAACCTGCGCGAAACGATTGCTTTCCCGAAAACGGCAAGTGCAACCGACCTGCTGATGGACGCTCCGTCCCCGGTAGATGCCGGACAGCTGGAGCAGCTGCATATCAAGCTGGCTCCAAAGCCGGAGAAAGCGAAAAACTAA
- a CDS encoding replication-associated recombination protein A — MDLFSIGEDSGSGRLLADRMRPENLDEYIGQEHIIGPGKLLRRAIEADQVSSILLYGPPGCGKTTLAHIISHHTKADFVRLNAVEASVKDVREVIERAQSNKSLYGTKTILFLDEVHRFNSSRQDALLPAVEKGTIIFIGATTENPFHYVNGALMSRSTLFQLESLTSEHSLMAMRRALADEKRGLGFMRLQADEDALQHIAAMANGDIRRALNALELAAMTTAPEPDGSVHITLAVAEESIRRPIVKADESTQYDVLSAFHKSIRGSSDAALFWFLYAVEKLGMDPMTFIRRLIAASSEDIGLANPQAMVQAVSALEAYRNNGWPEAKLNIAQAILFAVESPKSNAVYMAISNAMDSIEELKSAEVPLHLRDTHYKGSAALGHEGYQYPHNFPGHYVKQDYLPKKIARRVFYQATEQGNEAKIRHNQSLRRGQ, encoded by the coding sequence ATGGATTTATTCTCGATCGGGGAGGATTCGGGAAGCGGCCGGCTGCTGGCAGACCGCATGCGCCCGGAGAATCTTGATGAATATATCGGCCAGGAGCATATTATCGGACCCGGCAAGCTGCTGCGCAGAGCGATTGAAGCAGACCAGGTCTCATCCATTCTGCTCTACGGGCCTCCAGGCTGCGGCAAAACTACGCTGGCACATATTATTTCTCATCACACGAAGGCTGACTTTGTCCGGCTAAATGCGGTGGAAGCGTCGGTAAAAGATGTGCGGGAGGTCATCGAGCGCGCCCAGAGCAATAAGTCGTTGTACGGTACGAAGACGATTCTGTTTCTGGATGAGGTGCACCGTTTTAACAGCTCACGGCAGGATGCGCTGCTGCCTGCTGTTGAGAAGGGAACCATTATTTTTATTGGAGCGACCACGGAAAATCCGTTCCATTATGTCAACGGGGCGCTTATGAGCCGCTCTACGCTGTTCCAGCTGGAATCGCTGACCAGTGAGCACAGCCTGATGGCGATGCGCCGGGCACTTGCCGATGAAAAGCGCGGGCTTGGCTTCATGCGGCTGCAGGCCGATGAAGATGCCCTGCAGCACATTGCGGCCATGGCTAACGGTGATATCCGCCGGGCACTGAATGCGCTGGAGCTGGCGGCCATGACTACGGCGCCGGAGCCGGACGGCAGCGTACACATCACACTTGCAGTCGCCGAGGAGTCGATCCGCCGCCCGATAGTCAAAGCGGATGAATCGACGCAATATGATGTGCTGTCCGCTTTTCACAAAAGCATCCGCGGCTCCAGTGACGCCGCGCTGTTCTGGTTCCTGTATGCCGTTGAGAAGCTCGGCATGGACCCGATGACCTTCATCCGCCGGCTGATTGCCGCCAGCAGCGAGGACATCGGCCTGGCCAACCCGCAGGCGATGGTCCAGGCCGTCAGCGCGCTGGAGGCTTACCGCAACAACGGCTGGCCGGAGGCGAAGCTGAACATTGCCCAGGCGATCTTGTTCGCCGTAGAAAGTCCAAAATCAAACGCCGTGTACATGGCGATTTCGAATGCAATGGACAGCATTGAAGAGCTGAAGTCTGCAGAAGTGCCGCTGCATCTGCGGGATACGCACTACAAAGGCTCAGCGGCGCTTGGCCATGAGGGCTACCAGTATCCGCATAACTTTCCCGGTCATTACGTCAAGCAGGATTACCTGCCCAAGAAGATCGCCCGGCGGGTCTTTTATCAGGCTACAGAGCAGGGGAATGAGGCCAAAATCCGCCATAACCAGTCTCTGCGCCGCGGACAATAG
- a CDS encoding CD3324 family protein, which translates to MSYVNGKDVLPPGLLEELQGYIQGELLYIPKKSEQRVRWGENSGSRQEIASRNKEIYCSHSKGCSVNELQQRYHLSEESIRKIISKMRLAMNR; encoded by the coding sequence GTGAGCTATGTAAATGGAAAGGATGTGCTCCCCCCGGGTCTGCTGGAAGAGCTTCAGGGATACATCCAGGGTGAACTGCTCTACATACCCAAGAAAAGTGAGCAGAGGGTAAGATGGGGCGAGAACAGCGGTTCCCGGCAGGAAATTGCCAGCCGCAACAAAGAAATCTACTGCAGCCACAGCAAAGGCTGCTCGGTCAACGAGCTGCAGCAGCGATACCACTTATCCGAAGAAAGCATCCGCAAAATCATCTCAAAAATGCGGCTGGCCATGAACCGCTAG
- a CDS encoding NCS2 family permease → MNSNFWRNSVGLEPGDNWKREWAAGILSYFASVYIVMVNAAILHDAGMPLRAGMVATLLTAITGCLLMAFGGKTPIVVVPGMGINAFFTYTLVHSMKLDWREALAVVVVTGALFAIVAFTSLYRILSDAIPHNLQHAITVGIGLFLTFIGLQKSGIVIAHQTTFVAIGHFSDPAVITSVLTLILALVLFIRGTRGGLLISMAAGTGLAYLLGAAHAPAKAESGHVFTGYGDVFASFDLSGILSLVFWIAVFLLLLIVVFENIGLISSQTLMAGRPERFKSSLRALSVANIAAGLFGSSPVVAAAESTAGIAAGGKSGLTSLVTGLLFGATFLFIPLLAYVPDSAIAPILIVIGGLMVQNVREMDLGDMTELFPAFLVMVMIPFTYSIVDGMAFGFITYPVLKLATGRGKEVPPALYGIAGLFVANFILHAFMG, encoded by the coding sequence ATGAATTCGAATTTTTGGCGAAATAGCGTAGGGCTGGAGCCCGGCGATAACTGGAAACGGGAATGGGCCGCGGGAATCCTGTCGTATTTTGCTTCAGTATATATTGTAATGGTCAATGCAGCGATTCTGCATGATGCAGGGATGCCGCTGCGGGCGGGCATGGTGGCTACACTGCTGACCGCGATTACAGGCTGCCTGCTCATGGCCTTCGGCGGTAAAACACCGATCGTCGTCGTGCCGGGCATGGGCATTAACGCTTTTTTCACCTATACGCTTGTGCATTCCATGAAGCTGGATTGGCGCGAGGCGCTCGCTGTTGTTGTTGTAACCGGCGCATTGTTCGCCATAGTGGCCTTTACCTCACTCTATAGAATCCTCAGCGACGCCATTCCGCATAATCTGCAGCATGCCATCACTGTCGGGATCGGCCTGTTCCTGACCTTTATCGGCCTGCAAAAAAGCGGGATTGTCATTGCCCACCAGACCACCTTTGTAGCCATCGGGCATTTCAGTGATCCGGCAGTAATTACCTCTGTGCTCACTCTTATTCTTGCACTGGTGCTGTTCATCCGCGGTACGCGCGGCGGGCTGCTGATCAGTATGGCTGCCGGCACCGGTCTGGCTTATCTTCTCGGGGCTGCCCATGCGCCGGCTAAAGCGGAATCCGGGCATGTATTCACCGGGTATGGCGATGTGTTCGCCAGTTTTGACCTCAGCGGAATCCTCAGTCTGGTCTTCTGGATTGCGGTATTTTTGCTGCTGCTGATTGTTGTGTTTGAAAATATCGGCCTGATCTCTTCCCAGACGCTGATGGCCGGACGTCCGGAACGCTTCAAAAGCAGCCTGCGGGCGCTTTCTGTAGCCAATATCGCTGCAGGCCTGTTCGGCAGCAGCCCTGTTGTTGCAGCTGCAGAATCTACTGCAGGTATCGCTGCAGGCGGAAAGTCGGGGCTGACCTCTCTGGTCACGGGGCTCCTGTTCGGCGCCACCTTCCTGTTCATTCCGCTGCTGGCCTATGTGCCGGACAGTGCAATCGCCCCGATTCTGATCGTGATCGGCGGACTTATGGTGCAAAACGTACGTGAGATGGATCTTGGTGACATGACGGAGCTGTTTCCGGCATTCCTGGTCATGGTGATGATCCCCTTCACTTACAGCATTGTGGACGGTATGGCTTTTGGTTTCATCACTTACCCGGTCCTGAAGCTGGCTACGGGCAGAGGGAAGGAAGTTCCGCCTGCGCTCTACGGCATCGCCGGTTTGTTCGTGGCGAATTTTATTTTGCATGCTTTTATGGGTTAG
- the hisS gene encoding histidine--tRNA ligase yields MAKERFEKPTGTQDVLPGAVEKWQVVESKARDLCRRFNYREIRTPMFEHTGLFERGVGETTDIVEGEMYTFKDKGDRDLALRPEGTAGVVRAYVQNKLYGEPDVSKLYYIGPMFRYERPQAGRYRQFHQFGIEAFGAVDPAIDAEVISMGYQFYKDLGLKDVRVDLNSVGNAPSRAAYREKLLDFLRPMKDNLCGDCQRRMDRNPLRVLDCKVDQDKFGGAPSILDSLDEECTTHFEKVKMHLDAMGVEYNINPRLVRGLDYYTHTAFEYKAAGIGSIDTVGGGGRYNGLVEEIGGPDQPGIGFGIGLERILLILESQGVELETVKPLDVYFVALGEAAEQEITKQLFNLRSLGFSAERDYLGRKMKAQMKSADRMSARYTAILGEDELKNGVIALKSMETGEQKTVKLDELAQSLD; encoded by the coding sequence GTGGCTAAAGAAAGATTTGAGAAACCTACGGGAACACAGGATGTGCTTCCGGGTGCAGTGGAGAAGTGGCAGGTTGTAGAAAGCAAAGCCAGAGATCTCTGCCGCCGCTTCAACTACCGGGAAATCCGGACTCCGATGTTCGAGCACACCGGATTGTTCGAGCGCGGTGTAGGAGAGACAACGGATATTGTAGAAGGTGAAATGTATACGTTCAAGGACAAGGGCGACCGGGATCTGGCGCTCCGTCCTGAAGGAACTGCAGGGGTCGTGCGCGCTTATGTACAGAATAAGCTCTACGGCGAACCGGATGTCAGCAAGCTCTACTACATCGGACCGATGTTCCGTTATGAGCGGCCGCAGGCCGGCAGATACCGGCAGTTTCACCAGTTCGGCATCGAAGCCTTCGGTGCAGTCGATCCGGCTATTGATGCCGAAGTGATCTCCATGGGCTATCAGTTCTACAAGGATCTTGGACTGAAGGATGTAAGAGTGGACCTGAACTCTGTAGGTAATGCGCCAAGCCGTGCGGCTTACCGGGAAAAGCTGCTGGATTTCTTAAGACCGATGAAAGATAATCTCTGCGGCGACTGCCAGCGGCGCATGGACCGCAACCCGCTGCGGGTGCTGGACTGCAAGGTCGACCAGGACAAATTCGGCGGTGCGCCTTCCATTCTGGACAGCCTGGATGAAGAGTGCACAACCCATTTTGAGAAGGTCAAAATGCATCTGGACGCTATGGGGGTAGAGTACAACATCAATCCCCGTCTTGTCCGCGGACTGGATTATTACACGCATACAGCGTTTGAATATAAAGCAGCAGGTATCGGCTCCATCGATACTGTCGGCGGCGGCGGCCGTTACAACGGGCTGGTGGAAGAGATCGGCGGACCGGATCAGCCGGGTATCGGCTTTGGGATCGGTCTGGAGCGGATTCTGCTGATCCTGGAGAGCCAGGGGGTAGAGCTGGAAACAGTGAAGCCGCTGGATGTATATTTTGTTGCGCTTGGTGAAGCCGCAGAACAGGAGATCACGAAGCAGCTGTTCAACCTGCGCAGCCTTGGCTTCTCTGCGGAGCGGGATTATCTCGGCCGCAAGATGAAGGCGCAGATGAAGTCGGCAGACCGCATGTCGGCACGGTATACAGCCATTCTGGGTGAGGATGAGCTTAAGAACGGCGTTATCGCCCTGAAATCGATGGAGACCGGAGAACAGAAGACCGTCAAGCTGGATGAGCTGGCGCAGTCACTGGACTAG
- a CDS encoding UvrD-helicase domain-containing protein — translation MEDNFQSAYQEEEDRLNQALAEIDSTLEKLRSIPVYTGHEYTEQVLEDSREQRRKNLAKLRQEPYFGRLDFQGSDEDERKALYIGKIGVDREQVSDRPLVIDWRAPVASLFYSFTGGSEPASYEAPEGLIEGLVYLKRNVVIRKQILERVADTYNRESDAPAVSDEFLVYRLGENKDNRLRDIVSTIQEEQDKIIRAAKNTALIIQGVAGSGKTTVALHRLAFLLYQYKDQVSAEKMIIFAPNRMFLDYISDVLPELGVGNIAQSTFPDWAADVLGLTLPGQNTEETLNRWFEREGGMPEITEETPGRFKGSTALMGIIEAAVKLLENGAVPEGDFSPWEGAVLRRQVILRWHNEEYAPYPPAKRKERVMARIHRWIEMELKKSPSAAALKDRKKKGASREKAYSAKWPKYDPLTIYKQIFRAVKVPEDWPAEASESIPQSVLKETAKDLKKGIVREEDLPSLLYIHYLLNGNEGTDRFDHIVIDEAQDFSPFQIAVLDLYVRGHSFTILGDLSQGIHAYKGVHEWEEMQSLFASEHTAYHALTRSYRSTMEIIEFANGILSSGVRSPLLAVPVFRSGNPVRLIAYGDKLPAEAAASGNKRTDAVRTALGALSGREYRTVAVLTRSLREAQELYGELAGHFDDIHLIDGSMTEYLGGLSVLPVYLSKGLEFDAVILADADEDHYGAAAWDAKLMYVGCTRALHELWLLSGSGLPPYIQPSGEETVTGWPGGEQL, via the coding sequence TTGGAAGACAACTTTCAAAGTGCCTATCAAGAGGAAGAAGACAGGCTGAACCAGGCACTGGCCGAGATTGATTCGACGCTGGAGAAGCTCCGCAGTATTCCTGTGTATACCGGACACGAGTATACGGAACAGGTGCTGGAGGATTCTAGAGAACAGCGGCGCAAAAATCTTGCCAAGCTCAGGCAGGAGCCTTATTTCGGACGGCTTGATTTCCAGGGCAGTGACGAGGATGAACGCAAGGCACTTTATATCGGCAAAATCGGTGTAGACCGCGAACAGGTAAGCGACCGTCCGCTAGTCATTGACTGGCGTGCACCGGTCGCAAGCCTGTTCTATTCGTTTACCGGCGGCAGTGAGCCGGCTTCGTATGAAGCGCCCGAGGGACTGATTGAAGGGCTGGTCTACCTCAAACGCAACGTCGTCATCCGCAAACAGATTCTGGAACGGGTAGCGGATACCTATAACAGGGAGAGCGACGCCCCGGCAGTATCGGATGAATTTCTGGTGTACCGGCTGGGAGAGAACAAGGATAACCGGCTCCGCGATATCGTCTCGACGATCCAGGAGGAGCAGGACAAAATTATCCGGGCAGCCAAGAACACGGCATTAATTATCCAGGGTGTGGCGGGAAGCGGTAAAACAACGGTTGCCCTGCACCGGCTGGCCTTTTTGCTGTATCAGTACAAGGACCAGGTATCGGCTGAGAAAATGATTATTTTTGCCCCAAACCGGATGTTTCTGGACTATATCTCAGATGTGCTGCCGGAACTTGGTGTAGGCAATATTGCCCAGAGCACATTCCCTGACTGGGCGGCAGATGTACTGGGCCTCACACTGCCCGGGCAGAATACGGAGGAGACGCTGAACCGCTGGTTCGAGCGGGAAGGCGGCATGCCGGAGATTACAGAAGAAACACCGGGCCGCTTCAAGGGCTCTACGGCACTTATGGGCATCATCGAAGCGGCGGTCAAGCTGCTGGAGAACGGTGCGGTGCCGGAAGGCGACTTCAGTCCATGGGAAGGTGCAGTTCTGCGCCGCCAGGTGATTCTGCGCTGGCATAATGAGGAGTACGCCCCCTATCCGCCGGCCAAACGCAAGGAACGTGTAATGGCCCGGATACACCGCTGGATTGAGATGGAGCTGAAGAAAAGCCCTTCGGCAGCAGCGCTGAAGGACCGCAAGAAAAAGGGAGCTTCCCGTGAGAAGGCGTATAGCGCCAAGTGGCCCAAGTACGATCCGCTGACGATCTACAAGCAAATTTTCCGTGCAGTGAAGGTGCCGGAGGATTGGCCTGCCGAAGCGTCAGAATCCATTCCGCAGAGTGTGCTGAAGGAGACGGCCAAGGATCTTAAAAAGGGCATTGTCCGCGAAGAAGATCTGCCATCGCTGCTCTATATTCATTACCTGCTGAACGGCAATGAAGGCACTGACCGCTTTGACCATATCGTAATCGATGAAGCGCAGGATTTCTCGCCTTTTCAGATTGCGGTGCTGGATTTGTATGTGCGCGGGCATTCCTTCACCATTCTGGGCGATCTGTCTCAGGGTATTCATGCTTATAAAGGTGTCCATGAATGGGAGGAGATGCAGTCGCTCTTTGCTTCCGAACATACGGCATATCACGCACTCACACGAAGCTACCGCTCGACGATGGAAATCATCGAATTTGCCAACGGCATTCTCTCTTCGGGCGTACGCAGTCCGCTGTTAGCCGTACCGGTGTTCCGCAGCGGGAATCCGGTCCGCCTGATCGCTTACGGAGACAAGCTGCCTGCAGAGGCAGCCGCAAGCGGGAATAAGCGGACGGACGCCGTCAGAACGGCTCTTGGGGCCCTCTCCGGGCGGGAATACCGGACCGTAGCTGTTCTTACCCGCAGTCTGCGGGAAGCGCAGGAGCTGTACGGAGAGCTTGCCGGGCATTTTGACGATATCCATCTTATTGACGGCAGCATGACTGAATACCTCGGCGGCTTGTCTGTTCTGCCGGTGTATTTGTCGAAGGGCCTGGAATTTGATGCCGTTATTCTTGCTGATGCTGATGAGGATCACTATGGTGCTGCAGCCTGGGATGCCAAGCTGATGTATGTCGGCTGTACCCGGGCGCTTCATGAGCTATGGCTGCTGAGCGGCAGCGGACTTCCTCCGTATATACAGCCTTCAGGAGAGGAAACGGTAACCGGCTGGCCTGGTGGAGAACAGTTATAA